A genomic segment from Micropterus dolomieu isolate WLL.071019.BEF.003 ecotype Adirondacks linkage group LG03, ASM2129224v1, whole genome shotgun sequence encodes:
- the LOC123968241 gene encoding transmembrane protein 42-like: MISGSFYALLAGFWGAAASLSAKLSVGADYLRDMCESGLSGWTQTHSATTACDWLCLPLRLLCGGLLFTCNAVMWTFFSKALRHCSSSARATVTSTASNFISSAVLGRVIFGETHAALWWAGISLTLCGLLVLYGSTSQTLPQEEGKKMT; the protein is encoded by the exons ATGATTTCGGGGTCTTTTTACGCGTTGTTGGCGGGGTTTTGGGGGGCCGCTGCCTCTTTGTCGGCCAAGCTGTCTGTCGGTGCAGACTACCTGAGAGACATGTGTGAGTCCGGGCTCAGCGGCTGGACTCAAACACACAGTGCAACAACAGCCTGTGACTGG CTCTGCCTCCCCCTGCGGCTGCTGTGTGGAGGCCTGCTGTTCACCTGCAATGCTGTCATGTGGACCTTCTTCTCCAAGGCTCTCCGACACTGCTCCTCTTCAGCCAGGGCCACAGTCACTAGTACTGCATCTAACTTTATCTCCTCG gcTGTTCTGGGAAGGGTGATTTTTGGAGAGACCCATGCAGCTCTCTGGTGGGCGGgcatctctctcactctgtgtgGGTTGCTGGTGCTCTATGGATCCACATCTCAGACACTCCCGCAGGAAGAGGGCAAAAAGATGACATAG